In Rhinoraja longicauda isolate Sanriku21f chromosome 6, sRhiLon1.1, whole genome shotgun sequence, the following proteins share a genomic window:
- the LOC144594246 gene encoding Golgi-associated kinase 1A-like, with protein MRCVRRHRNIAFLCASFLGSVSLLLCAMQAQDMNSVAMDNRLHIQGAEQLNTRSNGLKGRSARYSSFQQRRLYKSGHFAESVQIIESNLHHKIKNARPVRKPNSVKWLGEDNEIREDAKHGLGKRTGQKPARNHSAASRINLNGKKRKKPAKTSEDCRLWFDGFHSTDFLHGADSSKPLTWFSRRDRELVKLLAGGIVLKAGYLTRGEETVRVVLSINNSLAVEGSREQCRAGACGLVKELSDLREVSAFHLDRILGLNISQPVVARRLKSLLLPQQYVDGPAKPVVLWDPWTPILQGPIPQQDVFHMAQFPSVFRKCGEGGSEVCVRDDSPELQKMKLLNYFFQDVEIILASFNKGKEKQTVTFGDLDWLPPRTLKIISSQCLSEMLLRSLYEDQEYWQSKGPVSLLKLVDRINKRAQVLLQHIADGQVQQRRPNVK; from the exons ATGAGGTGTGTGAGACGACACAGGAACATTGCGTTTTTATGTGCCAGCTTTCTCGGATCTGTGTCTCTTTTGCTTTGTGCGATGCAAGCTCAGGATATGAACTCAGTGGCCATGGACAACAGGTTGCACATTCAGGGTGCTGAGCAGCTTAATACAAGATCAAACGGGCTGAAGGGCAGGAGTGCCCGTTACAGCAGTTTCCAGCAACGGAGACTGTACAAGTCAGGGCACTTTGCGGAATCCGTGCAGATTATTGAGTCAAACCTACATCACAAGATTAAGAATGCACGTCCTGTTAGAAAGCCTAACAGTGTGAAATGGTTGGGAGAGGACAATGAAATCAGAGAGGATGCAAAGCATGGTCTGGGTAAGCGGACTGGTCAGAAACCAGCAAGAAACCATAGTGCAGCATCACGGATAAATCTCAATGGGAAGAAGAGAAAGAAACCAGCAAAAACTAGCGAGGACTGCCGGCTCTGGTTTGATGGATTCCATTCCACTGATTTCCTGCATGGAGCTGATTCAAGCAAACCCCTCACCTGGTTCAGTCGAAGGGACCGGGAGCTGGTGAAGCTCCTGGCTGGAGGAATTGTCCTAAAGGCTGGCTACCTCACTCGGGGAGAAGAGACGGTCCGTGTGGTACTGAGTATTAATAACTCCCTCGCTGTAGAGGGGAGCAGGGAGCAGTGCCGAGCGGGAGCCTGCGGATTAGTGAAGGAACTGAGTGACCTGAGGGAAGTCTCTGCTTTTCACCTGGACCGGATCCTGGGCCTCAACATCAGCCAGCCAGTGGTGGCACGGCGGctgaagtccctcctgctgccgcAACAATACGTAGATGGTCCAGCGAAGCCCGTTGTGTTGTGGGATCCATGGACGCCAATACTTCAAGGTCCCATCCCAcagcaggatgtcttccacatggCCCAGTTCCCCAGTGTCTTCAGGAAGTGCGGAGAAGGGGGAAGTGAAGTGTGTGTCCGGGACGACAGCCCAGAGCTGCAGAAGATGAAACTGCTGAATTATTTTTTCCAG GATGTGGAGATCATTCTGGCCAGCTTCAACAAAGGCAAGGAGAAGCAGACAGTTACTTTCGGAGATTTGGATTG GTTACCTCCCAGAACTCTGAAGATCATCTCATCACAGTGCCTGTCCGAAATGCTCCTACGTTCCTTGTACGAAGACCAGGAATATTGGCAGAGTAAAGGGCCAGTCTCCCTTCTGAAGCTGGTGGACAGGATTAATAAAAGAGCTCAGGTTTTATTGCAGCACATTGCTGACGGACAGGTGCAGCAGAGGAGACCAAACGTGAAATGA